From Apium graveolens cultivar Ventura chromosome 9, ASM990537v1, whole genome shotgun sequence, the proteins below share one genomic window:
- the LOC141685328 gene encoding uncharacterized protein LOC141685328 produces MEPDNDLNNWIGLPRSSREYKKGMQLFVENAFPLFSKGDEMKCPCKDCNDRMWHRQDVIYDHLICRGPSFLHVQWICKISQAKVKKSTDFTGCETGTSFEDNLGAMFDCTGRRFQNIEQGPNSEARKFYRLVEEVKQPLYPGCTKFSRLSFMIRLYHLKCVHGITESAFGDLLVLIKDAFPEANVPLSFNAAKNIIKDLGLDYKKIHACPNSCILYWAANKDKQVCDTCGVSRWILQEKKCSAAINDPTKLISKVPANVMRYFPLKPRLQRLFMCKE; encoded by the coding sequence ATGGAACCTGATAATGATCTGAATAACTGGATAGGACTTCCAAGATCCAGCAGAGAGTATAAAAAGGGGATGCAATTGTTTGTGGAAAATGCATTTCCTCTTTTTTCCAAAGGTGATGAAATGAAGTGCCCCTGCAAAGATTGTAATGATCGTATGTGGCATCGTCAAGATGTAATTTATGATCATCTAATTTGTAGAGGGCCTTCTTTCTTACATGTCCAGTGGATTTGTAAGATTTCACAAGCCAAAGTAAAAAAATCTACAGATTTTACGGGTTGTGAAACGGGGACCAGTTTCGAAGATAATTTAGGAGCGATGTTTGATTGTACGGGCAGGAGGTTTCAGAATATCGAACAAGGACCAAATTCGGAGGCTAGAAAGTTTTATCGCCTTGTCGAAGAGGTAAAACAACCGCTATATCCGGGCTGCACAAAATTTTCTCGACTTAGTTTTATGATCAGACTTTATCACCTAAAGTGTGTTCATGGGATTACCGAGTCCGCCTTCGGGGATTTATTAGTATTAATAAAAGATGCTTTTCCAGAAGCCAATGTGCCATTATCCTTCAACGCTGCGAAAAACATAATCAAAGACCTAGGTCTTGATTATAAGAAAATACATGCATGCCCAAATAGTTGCATATTATACTGGGCCGCAAATAAAGATAAACAAGTTTGTGATACTTGTGGGGTTTCAAGGTGGATTCTACAAGAAAAAAAATGCTCAGCTGCTATTAATGATCCGACCAAGTTGATCAGTAAGGTTCCAGCAAATGTGATGAGATACTTCCCTTTAAAACCGAGGTTGCAGAGGCTATTCATGTGCAAAGAATAA